A single region of the Vicia villosa cultivar HV-30 ecotype Madison, WI linkage group LG4, Vvil1.0, whole genome shotgun sequence genome encodes:
- the LOC131597642 gene encoding uncharacterized protein LOC131597642, with protein sequence MDFLVKRGCEAAEAKEWDTFRAILALSIYGIVLFSDVPNFVDMNAIHIFILQNPVPTLLGDVYHSIHHKNGQKGGKGGLVRFCAPLLYRWFRSHLPERGAFVDNRHTSKWAERIMGLRAKDIVWYNSALDDREVIMSCGKFKNVPLMGLRGGINYNPVLARRTFGYAFISPPEQAEIAENIFYHVATNIGQMAEAVQAWKSICWRDKKHFGQRDCATYEDYTKWVESVVAVRGMPFPPKDPLYPPAELEELYARGSTSQKRPRMTVNPKFTETQEKKLKEYYETQLADLTKRLQIQTENANSEKTRRKKADKLLLDRQNTIEKCYEEIRKLKGQIREKDQENVQVQEEARYWEVKNRNMETMHFRKDLLIQEIIKRPTRVETKNLFEEMKTWSDKHIGDSPLRHLDMGDPA encoded by the exons atggATTTTCTTGTCAAAAGGGGTTGTGAAGCTGCTGAAGCCAAGGAATGGGACACATTTAGGGCTATCTTGGCTCTAAGCATATATGGCATCGTTTTGTTCTCAGACGTCCCTAATTTTGTTGACATGAATGCGATTCATATATTCATCTTGCAGAATCCGGTTCCCACGcttttgggggatgtttatcactcCATTCATCACAAGAATGGTCAGAAGGGAGGAAAAGGAGGTCTGGTTAGATTCTGTGCTCCGTTGTTATACCGATGGTTTAGGTCACATCTGCCTGAACGTGGGGCATTCGTTGATAATAGGCACACATCTAAATGGGCTGAAAGGATTATGGGGCTGAGGGCTAAAGATATTGTCTGGTACAATAGCGCTTTAGATGACAGAGAAGTTATTATGAGTTGCGGAAAGTTCAAAAACGTACCTCTCATGGGTCTTAGGGGTGGAATCAACTATAACCCCGTCTTGGCCAGAAGAACATTCGGATATGCTTTTATTAGTCCACCTGAGCAAGCAGAGATAGCTGAGAACATTTTCTATCATGTGGCCACGAACATTGGACAAATGGCAGAAGCTGTGCAAGCCTGGAAGAGCATTTGCTGGAGAGATAAGAAACATTTTGGTCAGCGAGATTGTGCTACTTATGAGGACTATACTAAATGGGTCGAATCTGTGGTTGCTGTTCGAGGGATGCCTTTCCCTCCCAAGGATCCTTTGTACCCCCCTGCTG agctGGAAGAGTTGTATGCTAGAGGAAGTACTtctcagaagaggccaagaatgaCTGTGAATCCTAAATTTACTGAAACTCAAGAAAAGAAGCTGAAGGAATATTACGAGACTCAGTTGGCAGATTTGACTAAAAGGCTCCAGATTCAGACTGAAAATGCCAATTCGGAAAAGACTCGTCGAAAGAAAGCAGACAAGCTCTTGTTGGATCGCCAGAATACCATAGAGAAGTGTTATGAAGAGATCCGAAAGCTGAAAGGCCAGATAAGAGAAAAAGACCAAGAAAATGTCCAAGTCCAAGAGGAAGCTAGATATTGGGAGGTGAAGAATCGCAACATGGAAACAATGCATTTCAGAAAAGACCTGCTGATTCAAGAGATTATTAAGAGGCCCACCCGTGTTGAGACCAAGAAtctctttgaagaaatgaagacttgGAGTGATAAGCACATTGGAGATAGCCCACTTCGCcatttggacatgggagatcctgcTTAG